cgttattaaaaaaaattgctaactttgattattttctgggtttgcAAATACCAAGTATTTCAATCAACTATCACAGTTAAACATGTTTTATTGGAGCATCCTAGAGATCGATCAAGCGGCGTCTCTGTAGGTGTATATTTTCCTTTccaaattatttcaatttcacAATGTGTCTTTAGTAAATTAgtatgaatttaaaatttagaaattccTTTCTTAATTTGGGTATAATAGCAAGATGAAAATGTGATCAAATATTTGTTTGATAAAGGTCTAGCGtattaaaaatgaatgaatttagTCATAACTAATCATTCAATGCTAGTTCTCTATCCTGTGATCATTTTATGAGactgaaaattttgtttgaaagttcaattatgCTTTGAATCAGGAACCCAATTTTAAATCTCGTTTCATCTGTGTTCTTATCCAAATGCAAATCTGACAccatttttcatccttttgcAAACTTTGCCCCCAATTTCAGGCAGGGAAAGCACCAATCATGTGGCGGCATGGTATAGGGTCCTTACTGTAGAAACAAAGGCTTGTATTCATGCAGCAAGCTTCGAACTAATTATTTGTTCGCTACCAGAGAGGTCTATCAATGCCATTCTAGTGTAGACTTTGGTTGAGAGGTGGTGGGACACTACCCATTCCTTCCATTCTACGGTTCTTATAACCACCatcctaaattcctaatcatcatcatctattTCATCATCTATGTAAACATTACATATTTGTATACTAGAGCTACAAAAGACATCAAGATGCAATTTCGTactcaactattcaagttataccactCATCAACAGGTAAAGAGCATGctcaaaaaaatcatatcatttTTATGGGTGCCTTTTGTTGTGGATGGATTGCTATATTCTTAGCTtagttttagcttttagtaCCTGTCTAAGGAATATGGATTTAATTACTTTTTGGggttctaatttttttcctcGATTTATTATGGGTGGTTTTAATGATAAGGAAACACCATTcgttgtttttaaatttaagactTCAGAACATTTGAGCAATCAATTGGATTTCTCATAGAGGATGCTGTTGGCCTAAGTAGCAGTATGTAGCCAAAGCTCAGTCTTTGACAAAATTAGACTAATCTTGGTGGGGCTCTTTCAGTTACCACTTATTAGACACTTATACTGTTATACAATGTTTCGTTTCTTttcatccaattttatttttctttaactcGTATACGTGCGTAATGAGTATTCCCTACCAAAGTCTTGAATAGAAAGTATTGTTTCCAATCTCTCATTTCTTTGCCATGTAGCTTGATAAAATGTCCATATTCTATGTTGCAAATAAGcttatatatagatatacatTGGCTGGTGGTTTTCCTCACAACTATGCACTTAATTCAATATCCATGTGCACAAAATCCTATGGCCTTATAGCCTGGTATTGTAGGAAGATTATTGTGGACCAAACCCATTGTATTTTTCCCCTATGCTAAAATATCTCCTTTAGGATTCATTTTGACCTTCTGCAtaaatttttcttgttaaacTTTTCTTAAGCTTCTCCTGAAGTATGAGCTTGAAAAGCATAATTTTAGGATGTATAGGAATTAGAATTGTATAAAATATCATCCATGGTTTTTGGGTTGCTTGGATTGCAATTTGATAATGTATGTGGTAGTATGTATAATGAATCTTTAAGggttgtttttgaaaaatacataACAGGCAGGATTTATACAAGGcataacctaaaaaaaaaagaaaaggaatatgAGCCTAAAAGATGAAAGTTCGGGAAATGGAAATATGAACAAGGCATAAcctaaaaaggaaagagaatgAAATGTAGATGTTGAATAATCGTTTGGCAAAATATTGATCCTATTGAATATTATCAGGTGTTGTGACATTCTAAAATATTTGCATGAAATATAACTTGATTCTATTTTTGATTCTATTTCAAAGAAACTAAATAAATGTAAGAATATCAAGAAGACAAACTAGTATGAACATGAGTGTACGTCTTTACTTGAGCATTTAAACATGGAGATAAATGTATAACATTCACATATGGAACTCACAAACACATTCAGTTTTGGGGTCCTACGGATAATATGTTGAACATAgacaaaaacaaacaagaatATTATCAGACATAACAGTGCTCTCTAAATACATATACAAATAGCATGATATAGATCCAGCTAATTATAccataataaagaaaacattatAACGCCCTGTGTGGAATGAACGTAAGCTTTAGATGTGTTTCTCATATGCTTTGCGACAATGCTTCTTCTACATATATACACCAACATCATAGTCTCCTACCAACTTGAAGCTAAAAAGCCCGTAGTTGACACCACCTGTTACCATATAACTGCAAGTGAGACTTTAAGTCTctgtttgggaacaacttatttagctgaaactgaaaactttttgctgaaagtgtagaaaaaaatataagttaaaACCGAGCTGAATAGTACAATAAGTCTtgtgaataatatcaaaaaatgcAACGAGATCCAcgaatagtaacaaaaaaaagctaaaaactaaaataagttgaaattttcATTATCTCCCAAACGAAGTCTAAATTCTTAGAATATATTTAGATTGCttgattttctcattaattaatgaatttatGTTTGACTCGTACTTTGCAAAATTCCTAATTTGTTATGAGATTCAAATTTAGAATCAAGGTTTAATGAAGGAAAACATAACTCAAAAGGAAACTTTGATTTTCAAAAGGTTTGCATTAGGAAAAATCCAATAGATGATTATGGTTGGCAAAGAATTTTTACTAAATATTgtaagttaagaaaaaaaatctatcttaggaataattcttttttgaatattataaattagGAATATAAGTATATAATAGAATGATTAGTTCATACCGTCAATCTTAGGAattattcttcttctcctttttttttttttaattataaatactAAAGATCTGGCGGGTTTCatccaaaaaaccaaaagatCTGGCAGGTCGGGGTTGAACCTGTGATCTGAGTATTTGACCTGGACCGACCCGGGAAACATAAAATCCGCCAAAGACATTGGAGTCGGGTAGGGCGGTTTGGTCGGCGGGCCGGATCCATGCCCAACCCTAACTATAAATATAGAtgattcaaaaataaagaaggaagaagccGATTCGGAAAAGAAATACAAAGACGAAGAAGCTGATTCGgaaacaaagaaatataaagtaTTGGAAGAGGAAGAAGCCGAGATGAAAGCCGAGATGAGGgcgatgaagaatttggatttatCAAATTTGCCTCCTCGAAGAAAAATAGAGGAAGCTGAATCACCACCTTCACAATCACATCCACGGCTCCACTTGAAGATCGTGGACCCGGAAATAAAGGAAGCCGAGTCACTGCCATCTGAATCTGAATCTGATCTACTTCCGGGGCCATCAGAAAGCTAcaaactctacttttttttctggCACGTATTTAGTCCAGTCAGGTATTCCTTGTATGAGGTTGACGTACCATTACCTTTTCCTCCTCCACCATCAAAAGCAGTCCAAGACGATAAAATAAGGAATCCAACGCCGCTTTCCCCTATCCTTCAACTTAAAACCGGCAAATACGCTGATGATATGTGTTGTGTTCAATTGGGCTCCATGTTGTATTTTTTGGGTGGTGAAatgaaaatcaaaaacccataCATTGATGAAGACGTAAAGAAGGAGCTCGCTGTCCGGGATGTTTTCCCGAAAGACGTCTATTGTTTTGAGCTGGCCAATGACCACAACTACCGTGAACTGAAAGCCGGTACTGCGATGAACAGTGGGAAGGCCAGCCCCCTGGCCTTTGTGGCCGATGAGAAGATTTACGTGATTGGAAGCAGCCGCTGGGACTCAGATGAAAACTTTGCTTACTTTGAGATGTTTGATCCTAAAGTTGATAACTGGATCATCCTGCCAAATCCTCCAATAAGGAACGTGAACACTATATGGGTGGGGCATGTTGTTGTGGGAAGAAAGGCTCTCATTACAGCCTTGCTGCCGCACGAAACAGAGCGCCTATATTGTTTTGATCTTGACACACATAAATGGGCAAACACAAGCATCCCTGACTATCTTGGTAATTTCTCCGGCGACACCCAGTTTGTAGAGTATAGGCTTTATGGATGTTACTACGACACGGTAGCTGCATTAGTCccattagaagaagaagaagaagaaaagtaggaggaggaggagcaagaggaagaagaggaagcaGAAGATAAGGAGCTTCAACAATTGTTTAAGCATCACCGCCTTCATCAAGTCTCAGAGGAGATGGGTATGGATGCTATTCGTAATGTTCCTCCGCAAGTACAGTACTCGGCAAGCCTGCTTCACTTGGGAAAGATGTACTTTTGTTATGTAAGGACTGGCATGCCTCCGCATCCGCATCCGAAAATTGCCAGTGATTTTGATATAGGAGATGACAAAAAACGTTTCATTAGCATTGTAATTTTTCAAGCCCTCAGGGgcacatacaaaaaaaatgaaactagaCTTTCCAAGGCAAATTTCCTTCATTCGGAGCACTATGAAGTTAATACTCCGTTCCCAAGTGACGGTTTCATCAAAGGCTGCTACGTTCTTGGCTCGGTATATTTTTCATGCCTCTTGTTCGTTTCTATTTCTtcattactattttttcttttcgtaTCCACATACCATATGAATACTTCAGTTGTTTTTTGGGACTTAACAATCCTTGACTTGTCTTTATCAACCCACAAAACACGTGATTTGTGCAACAGGGATACCTGGAGTCGAGTAAACAGATCAACGTCTAAGGTGGGGTGGGGTTGTTGGCAATCTTGGGCAGAAGATGTCCAAGCGCGCGTTTCGATTGCCAAGGTCACTCTCAATCCTGTAATTTCCTTCTCTCTGAAACAACATCTTGTCtacaaaataaatttggttTAATTTGGTTGTTGGGTTGAAattgtttactaatttttggATGTACATTGCAATTGAAGAGTCTAGAGTAATTGTTGAATATTGCACTGTATAGAAGGGGGAGATTCGAAACCTTCAATGGTTATCGAAAAATGTGTTTGTATGTCAGATAGAGGGGTTTTTTTTGCCctaggattttaattttttaagtttttaagtaGAGTTGTTAATTCTTTTTCCACTGGCTTTATTTTCAGATATAAATTTTCCGAGTTTATTGtttacatatatttttcattagtgAAAATCGAAGCACATGTATTTAAGAGACAGGGTGTTGAGGAATTGAAAAATGTGTGTTTGAGATAGACAAGTTTGGATCTGAGATTTTGAAATATatggtgtttgtttgtttgtttttgttttttttttgttttttgttacaTTGGTGTTAGTTTGGCTCCTCCAGTTAGATTGTGATTTCTAGAGTCCTGATGGAGAATAATTTTCACTTAGTGAAGAGGATTGGGAGTGCAGAGATAGGTTGTAGATTAGGATTTAGAAATAGAGAAACTTGACAAAAGAATCTTCCAAATTTTGAAGTTCTAGAGTTCATACCTAAAGGAAATCTTCTTAGTTAATTAGTATGGTGATTTTTGAAGAAGTTCTAGAACAATAGAGACTAATCTAGCAGAAAAGAAAGGTTGAGGGAAAGAATGATTGGAATTGATAATACTATTCTTGCATTGATTAGAAAGAGAGATGCAATATATAGGGCTGGGTGAGACGGTCAAAGCCAATGACCATTGCTCACGTCACCATATCAGAAATAGAAACAGATTCTGTTACAACACTATgacctctattttttttttataggtccCTATCAGTTAGCTTAGGCTTCCATTGATACACATGTCATTTTGGTTATCGTAGTCATTTGTTTCATTACTGCATATCTCTTTGCATCCCCCTCAAACTTAGGGGGAGGTATTAGCGTGAGTTTGAAACGAATAACAATAAACCGAGAAGAAGACATTTAGCAAAAATGTCACCAAGTTGATCCTTTGTAGAGATAAATTGCGCTTGAATATCCTTTTGAACAACTTGCTCTCGCACAAAAGGTAATCCACCTCTATATGTTTTGTGCAAGTGGAAAACTGGATTAGATGCCAAGGCCAATGCAGATAAGTTGTCACACCATAATAAGGGAGGCTTAAGAAGATAAGCCTCCCTTATTATGGTGTGACTCTAGAAACTAAGGCTCGATGAATGTGTAACTCTTGCAACAAAATTCTCAACCAAGGGAGTTCAGACGCAGTAGAAGCTAAGGCTTGATATTCAACCTCGGTGGAACTTCTAGAAACTACGGGTTGCTTTTTAGCAACCCAAGTAATAGGATTGGAACCCAGAAAAGCAATGAAGCTTGTAGTACTTCGTCTAGCACTCAAATcacctgcccaatcagcatttGAGAAAGCTGAGAGGAAAATGGGGCCAGGCTTAAGAAGAATACTAGAGGTGAGGGTAACTTTGAGATACCTGAGAATACGTTTAGCAACCTGAAGATGAACATCGGTGGgatttgtcatgattgacaaacTTGATTGACCACAAACAAAAGGTCAGGATGAGTGAAGGTAAGATATTGCAGAGCTCCCACAAGACTCTTATTGGATTGAGGATCAACAAGGGGAATACTCAGTGGGAGATAGTCTGGCAGTAGCAAAGGGAGTTTTGGAAGGCTTAGAGTGAAACTTGTTATGTTTATGAAGAAGATCTGTAGCATATTTGGTCTGTGTAATGGAAAGGCTAGAGGATGTGAGAGCTAATTGAAGACCCAACAAATAACAAAGGGTACCAAGGTCTTTGAGTTCAAATTCAAGACCAAGAGAAGTGATGAGAGAGGCAATAGAGGATGGGGAATTGCTTGTGATGACAAATTGACAATGGCATGGACATAAAGGAGAAGATTGATTATTGTAGTGTTGTGGAAGTAGAGGAACAAAGAGGGATCTGCAGAGGACTTGAACCCCAGATGAGCCTTATTACCTGGTCATTGTGCCATCACTGTTTCTTTTGATCTTAAAGACCCATTTGGAACCAACATTGTTCTTGTTAGATGGTGGAGGCGCTGAAGTCCAAGTATGTTGATACCGAAGTGCCTGAAATTCTTCATCCATTGCGTTACACCAGTTGGGAAACTTACTAGCAATACCAAAAGGAGtttctataatatattattgtcaACAATGGTTTTATAGAACCACTTTTGATTAGGTTTGTTAATGCCACtcttagtgtgcatttggaatGCACGTTTTACGTGCATTCCTGCGTTTTTCTGAAAAATGGTAGGTCCCATGGTACTGTTCACGGGGCCCACAAGTATGaaatttagcaaaatttttattaaaactagGTCCCACggcattattcacacatttaaaaattattttgctacagtgtttttagtttttagttttcagcaataagtggtatccaaacagacccttagatCTAATTTGCATAGGGTGAAGATTAGGAAGAGGAACAAGAGAAGTGGTGACTGGAAGAACATTTGGTGTAGGAATAGGAGAAGAATGAAACTGATTTTGTAGATCAAAAGCTGATTCTGCAGAAGTAGGAGAGACAGATTTTGATGTGGTAGAAGTGGGAAGTGATAAGGGAGCATTATAGGGAGAAGGAAAGTTATAAAGAGTAGAAGAACATAAATGCCTGTAAAGGATAGGAGAAATCCATGATTAAGTAGAGAAAGAGGGAGGAGTAGTTGGAGTGGTAGGTGCAGTGAAATGAACTTCATCGAATAGAACATGTCTAGATAGGTAAATTTTGTCAGTGGATTTGGATCAAAACAGGTGTAACCTTTTGTGTCAAAAGGATAGCCTAAAAATAGGCAAGGAGTAGTTCTGAACTGAAGTTTATGTTTGTTGCAAGTTCTAAGTAGAGGATAGCATGTGCACCCAAAAGTTCTAAGCTGAGGAAGGTCaggtttaaaatgaaaaagggCTTCCCAAAGTGAGTCAAAATTTAACACCGATGAGGGTAGCTTGTTAATCAGCTTACTGCATAAGACCCATGAGCGAGAGGTAGATTGTCCTGTGACAACATGCTCAATGCAAACTCTACTATGTGTCTGTGTTTTCTTTCCACAACACCATTTTGTTTTGGTGTATTGGGACAACTGAAATGATGGGAAATACACTAGGAAGAACAAAATTGAGTAAAAGCCCTGGAGATGTACTACCCACCACAATCAGACTTGAGAACCTTTTGTGCTgtggaaaattgagtttcaataaGAGACTTAGTAAACAAAAGTGGGAGGAACTTCAGAATTATGTTTTAACAAAAATAGCCAAGTTAACCTGCTGTAATCATCCGCAAAgagcaaataaaaagaaatttattgatAGCAATAATGGGTGCAGGACCCCAAACATCGGCGTGAACTAGATCAAAATGTTTAGCAGATTTAGTTACAAAATGAGGAAAGGATGCATTTCCCTTTCAAACAGTGTTCACataaaactttattttctagACTAGCATGAACAGAGTTAGGAATCAAATTAGGAAATACAAGTTATAAAGTTTTGGAACAAGGTGGCCTAATATTTGATGCCAAAGTAGCCAGTTGTTGGTGATAGATTGTGCAGAAAAAGCAGTGCAGACACAAGACTTATGAGATAAACTTTGAGAATTGGAAATGTTTTCATGGGTCTTGTTAGGATAAATGGGGTATAACCCATTCTCACTCGGGCCCTTGTAAAGAACCCTCCCCGAATGTAAATACTGAATACAAAAATGGTCAGCATCAAATCTACACCTACAATTGTTATCTTTGCATAATTTATGGATTGAGAGGAGATTGAAAGCTATCCTAGGGACATGAAGAATATTACGAAGATTGAAATTAAAGAGTGGAGTTTTGAGAATGCCATTACCTATATTGTTGATAGGTAGTGCTTGACCATTGCCAGCAGTGACATGATCATTTCCTTTGTATGATTGTTGCATAGAAAGATTCCTAATATTGGCAGTGAGGTGATCAGTTGCACCTGTATCAGAAACCCAAGGATCAGTCGACTGAGTATAGTGAGATCCAGTAGCCATTGCAGCTAGTGTAGCAGGTGGATGCCTTCCCTGATATGAAAAATCCTTGTGGTGATAGCAATCCAGTGCTACATGACCAGATTTACCACACATCTAACATGATGGTCTACCTTCAGATCTAgtgaattgattttgatactGTGAATTACTGCCTCGATGAAAAGGATTTTGTGAGGACTGATTAGATCTACCTCTCTGCCTTGTTGATTAAAGTTATTGTTCACATAGAACTGTGCTTAAGATGAATTTTGGGACTTTTGAACACCAGAGGTAAACATAGCTATAGTAATGGCACTGTTCTTGTTAGATTGTATAGAATCTTGAAGCTGCTTCTCTTCAGCATGAAGCAATGCATGTAACTCATCAAAATAAAGTTGTTAAGTTCTGGTGCGAATTGCTGAACATAGAGGATGATACTCTCTAGGTAATCCCTTAAGTACAATGTGAAGTAATTCTTCATTGCCCACATTTACTCCAATTGCTCGAAGCTTATCCCTTGCTTCTTTGATATTGTGTAAGAACACATTCACTCAATCATTCTCCTTGATACTGTGAAATTCAATCTTCAAATTTAGAATATTAGATCAAGAAGAGGAAGTGAACCTCTTCTCTAAGGCCTTTCACACATCAGTGGCAGATTCAACTCCCACAACTACAGAAACTACTGCTGGTGAGAGAGTAGAGTTTATCAAAGTGACCAAAGCTTGATCACAAATCTGCCATGATTCAAATTCAGAATTGATCCGTGAAGTAATTTCTCCATTGCTGCCACAAAGAAATTAATCGGGTATTGGAACTGATTCATCCAGATGCTGAATCAAAGGGTAGGTTTTGAGAAGTGAAGTGAAATGATGTTTCCAAACTATATAGTTTGATTGATCAAGCTTCACTGACATGAGATTAGCCATGTTTGAGAGTAAAAAGATGATTGGATGGAAAAGATGTTAATGAAGGTATAGGTAATGAAGTTGAAGGTATGAAATTCAAGGGTGGTGTGGTGTTGACTGAGATGAAGGCTGTGATGCCAttggtggctctgataccatgaagaAGTTCTAGAACAATAGAGACTAATCTAGCAGAGAAGAAAGGTTGAGGGAAAGAATGACTGGAATTGATAATACTCGGCTTACATTGATCGGAAACAGAGGTACAATATATAAGGCTGGGTGAGACGGTCAAAGCCAATACCGTTGATACAATACCGTTGCTCACATCACCATATCAGAAATAGAAACAGATTCAGTTACAACACTATGATCTCTATTATCATTAGACGAGTCCCTATCAGTTAACTCAGGCTTCCATTGATACGCATGTCGTTTTGGTTATGTTTTGCTGTATGCAATGTCGTTTGCTTCATTACTGCATATCTCTTTACAATTTGTGCAACCCGTGCAATTAGCATTTCCTTGCTGAGTGAAACTACTGGAGCTTAAATCTAGCTTTGGAAGATCTTGGCAATGCTATGGCAACAAACAGAAAAACTAAAATCGGGGCTCTGACTTCACTTTTAGTGGGTGGAAGAACAAACTCCACCAGAAATCAAGAGGCAGAAAGCCCAGTACTTCCATATGTATACATCTTGCAACTGAAAGTATCAATAACTTAATGACATTGAAGGACTAAACAATCATTAGACTCTGATATTACCCTGAAACATATATTAGTATATGCATAGTCTAAGGTACTTTTACATGTGTATGACCATAGAGTTTTTGGTTTCGATGAATTTGGACTCAAATTTATTGCTATTGGAAAGGGATATTTAAGGAATTTAAGggtaaaacaataaaataaaaaaaattattattacaaatCCTAGACCCGTTGCTTTATTTACTCATAATAAAGTTGATAAGCTATTGATTTCTACAAATCCTATTATTTACAACTtggttcttttttctcttctgggtctcttattttaaattttatattcttttggcTTTATCTTCTACGTTAATTGCCTTTTGCATTCAATGATTATTAACTCCTAGTTTGATTCATCAAATGCTTAAACATTGGAGCATATCTTATTTAGTTATTTCTACATCAGCTTCTCTCTTATctgaaaatgatttcattttgcACATACAGGCTGTGGTGTCTAGGGAATACCGGTGCAGCGGCAGAGGAGCATATTTATGTCCCGTATACACGTGTAACCAAGAGATGCAACTGTAGCAGATAGTGATGCTGATAATGTCTTAAGCATTAAAATTAAGCCATCACTTACCAAtttataacaaacaaaaaaatattaataattaaaaaaaaaaagaaaaaaaaaaacacacacacacacacggtgGATTTGCTCATCAAGTCCATCATGTCTAGCATGGATCCCAAGATTTTGGAAGAAATGTCGAAGGATGTCAACCAAATGTTCAATATTCTCAAGCACGTGTAAAAGAGTAGAGAAATAttatgtttacaacattttcgcaacaaattttaagttgcAGGTTGTTATAGGCTATTAatggtgggcaaaaaagtaatttcaattgttggttaaaattaaaactgataacaacttatcacctatgatatgatttattgttGTAAAAGAGAAGTGTCATggaaatgttgtgaatgtaatacttcttaaaaaaataacaaggaTGAAAGCAAGGATGCAAGATTGTGGAATCAAATGATAGAGGTCTTTAGTTTCTTAGATAAAAGATCCA
The DNA window shown above is from Quercus lobata isolate SW786 chromosome 7, ValleyOak3.0 Primary Assembly, whole genome shotgun sequence and carries:
- the LOC115952533 gene encoding uncharacterized protein LOC115952533; the encoded protein is MKAEMRAMKNLDLSNLPPRRKIEEAESPPSQSHPRLHLKIVDPEIKEAESLPSESESDLLPGPSESYKLYFFFWHVFSPVRYSLYEVDVPLPFPPPPSKAVQDDKIRNPTPLSPILQLKTGKYADDMCCVQLGSMLYFLGGEMKIKNPYIDEDVKKELAVRDVFPKDVYCFELANDHNYRELKAGTAMNSGKASPLAFVADEKIYVIGSSRWDSDENFAYFEMFDPKVDNWIILPNQKGSHCSLATA